Genomic segment of Populus nigra chromosome 6, ddPopNigr1.1, whole genome shotgun sequence:
AATTAAAGAGTATTGGGACCTTATTGTCAGTATATATCAGTATAAACTATAAAGTGAAGGCGTACGTTCCCTCCTTGTAATGTTCGAAACCCAACTAGATACCtagcactctctctctctctctctctgcctcCCAAGGTTCGAGAAAGTGCAACAGAATCGCTCCAACCTATAAAGAACACCAACCCACCCTAATCCTCAAAGTAAGAACCCctctaaagaagaagaagaagaagaagaagaagaattcttTGATGGGTATACGCATCAAAGAAATCAAGCAAAATTAGTAATCTTCGTGTGATTTGTCCTTCACCTGTACCCCAATAAGTACCTACAAGCTAGGTAGGAAGAAGAGATTATACAGGGACGACAAATTAAGAGAAGATATATATGGGTTGTAGTGTTAGCAGTTGCTCTTTGTCTTTCAAGGTGTTGCTCGGGGGGATTGCAACGGTGGTGTTTGTAATGCTTTTGTTGGTTGGAGCCTTGGAAAGTGGAGCAACGTCCAAAATGACAACCAGCAGGCTAAATAGTGTTCAGGCTACTCAAAATGACCTGAAAGATGATCATGAAAAGGATGTGATAGGAAGAGAGAAGCTTGTTTACAATTCGGAGTTGGATCTCAACTACATGATGAGCAAGAGAAGAGTTCCTAACGGTCCAGATCCTATTCACAACAGGTACGTACGTCCACCATATACAGCAACAACGTAACTCTTTCGCTGAAGGAAACCTGTTTATAGCCTCATCTATATGTGCATGGATATTATATTCTACGTTTTTCATTTATCTATGTGtttgttcatttatttttcacttttcaaATCTAGCTtgtatactatatatatatatatatatatatatatatattgccagtaaacaagatttttctttgttgttacaCACgagaagtttgaatttgaatttttttaaatagaggaGACACTGATATATCAATTAAGCTATAATTTGTTGATAACCAGAATTTATTATATTGTGtgaaaattatttcattatttgcCTTCTTACtcgttattttatataaaatattttataaaattagaaaaaaataatatgtaccatgttaaaaacatgaaattcatACTCTTAATACAGTGCACAACGTGAACAAGCGAACCCTAAATTGGGTTTAGGGAGAGGgtccattttatttatatattttcattattattgatAATCCATGAGATATTATATTACTATGTGCTCCTGCAAGAGGCAAAAACGTACAAGCCGCATGGAGAAAGAAACAGGAGATAAGTCTAAGTTGATGTCATATATATatctcactatatatatatatatatatatatatatatatatatatatatatatatatatatataaagaaactgTTACATTGATCTCCAGCGATTAGCAAGGATTATAGAAGCATATATTATACAAGTTTGAATTACAAATTAAAGGCAAATAAAGTTTGTGTCTTCACTTTATTCCATCCGTCACCCACAGACTTGTTTATTCAAAGCTAGCTATGAGACATTTTACTTTGTTCTCCACATTTACGAGGCCTTTAAATTAACCTTTTCATGGTGTCTTTTCTTTAACTCTTTTTATGCTTCCCTTTTCATTAAACTTTGTCCAATTACATGCATCAACGGATTATAATTACAGAACATATAATGGTTACTTGAAAAGCATGCATGGAAAAATGCTTTAAATTAGGCCGAGGTGAGGTGAGGTTTGTGTTTTAATTACCCCAATTATAGATCTGCACGCGTTTAATTGATCAATacacatcataattttatataaattctaataaaaactctattttgaaattgtcattaaaaaaaattataatttatagcttttttttaatattttttttaaaactgcaAGTtcaaaaactatcaaactacTAAACACACGTTGTGCTAACCTAAACTACACTACCAGGGCATCATTTTATAACATTATAGAAATGGAAATTCTTCTACTGTCTTCAAAGTAAGCAATCTTGTTCCGGAATTGTTTGCACTAAAAGCAAGCTCGTTAGTAATTAGCACTTCCATTTTGTTAACTAGATATATACGACAGAATTAATTAATGgacattttaaaacaattagcCATGTGATCATGATGATTATGACCATTATTAGTTGCTTCTGTTCTGTtctgttctgtttttttatcattatattctttttttcagGAGAGCTGGGAACTCCAAACGACCACCCGGACGAGCTTAGGCATCTTAGTTTGAGAAGCTTCTGCAAGCAAAACGATGAGACAAGATGTCTGCTGTGCGTCTTGTATGTATTCTTTATAAATGGGACTATAAAATGCTCCTGGTCGTGATGAATTTGTTTGACAATCCCAGCAtcaagtctttttatttatttatttttacttccaCAAATTGTTTATGGGAGAGACGTTTTGGGGGTTAAGGAAAAGAAGCTTGTCACACAAACTATGCTCGAAAGAATCTAGGGAAAGATAGATTAGGCAGCCTCTACAAAAACTATACTCTAGTGctaattttacatgtttttgttaaaaaaaaaatgtctaatTAAAGTGTGAGAGAGAAGACAGGGATGTATATCAATCATGATTTGCTAGCTTGCTAGAGCAAAGAAGAAAGCATATGGAACATGGAACATAATTCCAAAACCAAACATATCTTTTCGAGCAGCCATGCATGGAGAGAGGACATGCACCGATCTCTATCAATCAATCCACCTTGGGCTCTTATTTATTCCaacttttttgttaatatatattcatGTTCTAATTATGTTCTTGagttctttttataattataacaaaaggCGGCATGAATTGCCAAAACTACTAGCAAAAATACAAGTAAAAGAAGCACTAAAGTGAATCCATCAATTAAAGGTATTCAGtccatgaaaatatataaataaataaagtgaaaGGCACTGCTCTCGCATCTCGTGTTGGTCCTTTTCTATGGATTCTTTTGGTGGGGTTGATGTACTGTTTTGGTCTTTGGTCTATTCGAACTTGTTAAACTGCATGAGATTCTTCTAGTCTCGTGGCAATCAAGACACTAAAGAGCATACAAGTAAAAGAAGGAAGGAACAAAAACATATGGCCTCCATTGCCAtcaaagtaaaaatcaaaagaggtCCTCTACTTAGGCTTTTTATGCCctttatcttttcttctctttcatgtTTTGTTTCATTGGATCGAGGACCAAGACTGGGTCTAAAGCTATTTATGTATCTCGACTCAAATTGGGGCAATCACAGAACAGtgcaaaaaaaagaggaaaaaaccaAGATGTTCAAACACAGTGCTTTTGCTGCAGACCTACATGTGAGCAGCCTAGCAATAATACAAGCACTCCAATAATTAGCATATAGAAATATGCTcagcttataatttataaacattaacaaaagtTAATTACTCAtggaaaaaaacactgtagaCACAAACCTATTTCACtgtttattataataatgtaattatatCTTTGCATTTTACACTAAAAGATATTGAACCGACTATTAGGGTGCCAAAATCTTTCATAAGGCCTATTAATTAGTTATTGTTAAATTGACTAgaacaaataagttttttatcatttcaaaagCATAGTGCAACGACTAAAATgctcttaaaagtaaaaaagtttaaaactaGCATCCAagagatattttatattttcaccatgattttttttaatcaggtcatctaagaaaaaaaaattgatatttgagtaaatataaaaaataataaaagaaacaaaaaatacaatgaaaagaCCAAAATACTATTGGAagcaaaaaaacttaaaacttgtGCCCAagggttgttgtttttttttttgtatttttcataatgatttttGAGCAATTTGTCAtttgaataaatataagaaataaaaataaaataaaatgtgacTGACACCCTTAATATTTAGGTAGCGTGTGTGGCGCTTTTTGATAGCCAAAACATCCTTTATGCCGTATCGTTGAAAATAGGGGTGATCatttaataacaacaaaactgagattttatttcaagatttaaaagcaaaatgaactggaaaccagtccatacaaattaattttggtttagtttagttcggttttttttttatcaaacccataaaaccttttatttttatttttttgggctttCAGGGCTGAACAACACCAACATGTATTTCTAGACAAACAGTTCCATATTCTAGTTCATATGCTTTAGAAATCACTTCACCTGCAGATTCATCATTTTGAAACCTTTAATTATAACAAGATCCCTTATGTAAACTTCTAAAAACACATAATACAATACATCAATTTACAAATCAATAGAAATAAGAGATATTGATATTAAGTAAATTAGACATGAAATACATAACTTTATAAAGTGATTTTAAATTAGACAAAATGTTTGTTACTTCCCGATCACGGGGTTTTGAAAACTCGGTGCTTCCTGAAGATTCTTCCTGGTGACAaggttgattttcttcttttcttgagaattttctaatattagagttcttctcactttttttttattgcagagTTGAATTTCTTATTGTTTCCTGATTTGTAGGGTTAATGATCTGAAATTTTTTGATCGCGTGGTCTGAAAACTTGGTGTTTCTTGATTGCAGGGTTGACCTAAAGATTCTTCATGATAACATGgttgatcttcttcttttttgaagaatttCCTAATAATAGGgttcttctcatttttcttcttaattgtaGGGTTTAATTGATATTTCCTGATTGGAGGACTTGAACTTGGTGCTTTCTAATTGCAGGGTTGACTTGAGACTTCCCAGTAACAGGGTTTGaacttggtgcttcttgatTGTGGGGTTAACTTGATACTTTTTGATAACAGGGTTTGAACTTGGTGCTTTCTGATTGTAGGGATGACTTGATACTTCCTGATTGTGGGGTTTGAATTTGATGCTTCCTGATTGTAGGATTGATCTAAAATTTCTCGATTGCGGGGTTTGAAAACTTGATGCTTTTTTATTGCAGGGTTGACCTAAAGATTCTTCCTGATGATAGAGttgatccttttcttttcttgagaaTTTCCTAATAATATGGTTCTTCTCAATTCTTTTTCCTGATTGTAGGGTTTAATTGATATTTCTCGATTGCAAGACTTAACATAGTGCTTCCTAATTGTAGGGTTGACCTAATACTTCCTGATAGTGGGGTTTGAACTTGGTGATTCTTGATTGTAGGGTTAATTTGATACTTTCTAATAGCATGGTTTGAACTTGGTTTTTCTTGATTACAGGGTTGACTTGATACTTCCTTATCGCGGGGTTTGAATTTGGATTCCATGCTATCATAGATCAAGGATTCTTTTTTTGTCAACTCTGATTCATCAAAATCTTGCTGGATTTTAATGAAAGATCttcctgaaaaatttgaaaatatatatgcaatgctttgaggttaaATGACATGTATATATCCTTACCtggtttgaaatataggccccaTTTCTTTGATGCTCCATCGTCATAGAATGCCTTTGTTTGCTATCCAAAGTCTTCTCAATTTTTCCAATTCACCAACTCATTTGAGTCTACCGTATGCCAGTCCTCCACTCAAATATAAGTGTAGTGCCTATCTTGGGTTGTTCGCGATGATAATTGTTTATCAAGCTCGACCATTCCCCTAAGTGTgttgttgcttgattcatcataaaGGAGTTTTAACTAATCATTTGGCTTTTTAGATTATCTCAAGAATTACCATCTGAATAGCTATGTGCATCTTGCCATCAATCATCAGAAGGTTTTCTAGTGTCGACCTTATATTAGATTGTCAATCAACCATGAAGTTGTCTTCAGTTGAACCATACTCTTCAAGCATTTTACATCATCAACCTTTATGGAACTGTTAAGTTATCCAAACAAGCAACAAAGGCTCATCATTGTATGCTCATTGTTCTTCTCAATGAATTCCTCTCAGCTCGTCTAACCAGATCatgaaaagaaatgcattgTCATCATCAATGATATTCCCTTTTATCACCTATATTCATGTAGTGAAATACACCTTGAATCAATAGGCTTCAAAGTAGATTGTCTCACAATCAGCCTTAATGGCATGCATCCTTTCAACATTTATCCAAATACAACCATATGATAACATCTTCCACGAGTCATAACCATTGTTGCTAcccattttaacaaaaaatatagaaaaaaaaagaaaaaaaaatatatacaaggaAATACATATGAAGCAAGCCTAAAAAAGACTACCCAAATTCATTAGTGAAAGACCAGAATGCCAAGTGAGAGTCTGGAGACTAAAATGTCCAAATTAGCAacccaaaattttaattgacaaAGGAGCCCATTAGTGAAAATGCTTTATTTAcatgtttaaggactcaattggtGTTTATTCAGTGCTTAATTgtaagagaaataaaattttgggagtcaattttgatgttaattgaaacaaataaagtttagggactagaattggatttttaaaagtttaattagtcaaattagtggcttaattgcataaaattcaaagtttagtGAGTAAatatggacttaattgaataatttgtgaACCAATGATCAATTTGCAAAACACACGCGACTTCAGGGACTAGAATTAGatgaaatcaggggccaaataaaaaaaatttggaagttTGATGGTCATCTAGGGGTCTAATTGAACAAATAAGAGACCAAAGATTAACTTGTAAAAGGAGCTCAAACTTGGAGCTGACAATTGAATTTGATAGGGACACAACTGCATGAAATTAGGAAGTTAGGGAGAAATtactagtaaaataaaatgaaatcaaaagaatagggatcgaattgaaaattattagatccccaataaaaaaaacctaatctaTAAGGATTAGCTAAAATGGCACTGTTCAAGATACTGTGCATCTTCTTCTTTAGTTTTTGGTTGATCGGGTATACACTTTTAGACGAATAAATATGACATTTTTTACCGCTCTAAAAGCTACAACCACTACCAATCAACTAATAAACATCCCCTCTATAACCCAAGGTccttaaaatcaaatgtttacatCCCATATTCTCCATTGATCTCCACAACATTGTGTCCCTAGTCAGCTAGCCTTACAATTTCAGTCATCATGCTGTTTGAGTGGACATTttccactacaagatttcacagttttaccgacggcaaaattccgtcggtgtgtgattagaagtgcgtcggtgatttttttaccgacgtcatcaccgacggaatacgtccgtcggctttaccttcgtcggtgattcctcattccgtcggtatatcagtcggaaaaacaaaaaaatcatttaccgatggttttacagacggaacgtgcgcgccaaaaaaaaagattctcgcttgaaatataccgacggattttcattccgtcggtgaaattgaatttaccgacggacaataTCCGTCGGTACATCAGTCGGTGaatgtatgaaataccgacggcatatgtccgtctgtaaattcgtcGGTACTGGTGGAAGCTACTGTTAAATGGCGACGgattatttccgtcggtaagtctgtcggtgaaagtttaaaataccgaccgaattcatccgtcggtaaaatctttggtaatagtttttttcttaatttgtttttaaaaaattatttaggatatataatataaaactatataaattaattgttatacaaaccaattatgcaaataaaatttttattaaacataaaaaaacaaagttaaataatattcattacaaactgaatatgtttcaagaaaaataataaatgaagttttaaaggtaaataatgttgattacaaattaatataaagatgatggagcttgaggaggaggaggagatcctggcggaggctggtggttatacggccaaaaaggattaggcgcacatgttccgctatttgacaatttcataatcattttgTAAAGCTggtcataagccgctttttgctTTTCCTGAGCCgcttcatactccgctttttgttgtgcttgagacacTTTGAattgctcagactccgctctttgttgtgcatgagacgctttgagttgtgcgtactccgcttgTAGGTTGTCGTATTTCTCGTTGAGTTGCTGCaaagccacgaactccttagattgggagctcgctattgattgggagctcccaacggttgaaacactacgggtcgaccgcaagttgtcggccgtagtgttggagagcccgtaaacctgatttttatctagtccacctgacgagccaacctccatccacaaatccggatcgaattccggatgggtcaaagtatcgtccccgtatctctccctcaaccgattattataggtctcctgaaaataaaaaaaaaagtaatcatcatattcaatacaataaacataataacttacaaaataaaatggttgaacaaacataccacgaaatgctgagcacggttatcaacgaactgttgcgcccccttctggcggtcttgactccgcacgtgcgtctccacaaacagctccatcgggctcgactcacgtccaagagacgcagcctataatgaaaaaagatatattaacaacaactgaatttaacaatatatttcatttaaattaatcttaccatccgtttcgcatgtgcatcaaacggaacggagccgccagtgtgagttgtcaccccgccatgaattggccgattccggttgccagcaccggactgtgagcgtcgtgtgaaccgctcagacgtcacgtgctcaagatagtgcggcaaTATATcctccgggatgtatatcggtttgaaatccctccaaaccgcaacatcgttccaaccttggaaacccctatccctcgcggttttttttgcctttttctgtgcttcatacaaaaaatcacgcaacctgcttcacgcaaccaaaaattacatttcgaaacataaatttttgtctaaaaaaaatcctgtattattttcgatcttacctaattaccgcgtgattttcccacaccctcctcacaacagtgttatgctcaatgtcccagcagaatttgtgctttgtataaataaacaagtttaaataaaaataataatttatttacaattatattaataagctgaaaattataaattaataccaacctcaaacctgttaaaccatgcattgatttgaggcatccattcaggatgcttggatatctgactccattgaaacaatggaatctccatcgacgatttaaacgccgatgatattactcgggcggcttcaatgtttgtgaacctgaaaataaatgaaatacattcaatagtgattacttcataaattatgttgtaattttttttaaaaaaaactaaaaccttaacaaacttacattgaaaggtcgtccttccactgtgcctcgtacttgcgggtaaattgattccgctgcgaaggcacgccgcctctgcgctgtgaagtactgctggaagaggcagcatcggttgacggcgcaggtggtgtaggtgcctcttcttgagaggcacctaaggaaatatcatcctcgctgctagacgaactagctgcgaccgcacctgagcgaccagctctggttttcgttctacgcatctacacaatttgatacaaataattatataattaaattcaaatgtaaaaaaaaaaattcgacagcacctcccctataccggatactacccaaatccacaaacctgcacatattaacaatagccacaaccaatttacccaatctatactaattattccaacatattcaattactaattctaaggtaaattcaacattaagaattacaattcaagtaattattcaataattatgccaatacaacaaaacaataaataaaaaaactctagaaaaacaatcaaaataaatagaaaaaattaaacacaaagcatgcaataatagagtaaaactaataattattccaacatattcaattactaattctatggtaaattcaacattaacaattacaattcaagtaattattcaataattatgccaatacaacaaaacaataaattaaaaaaaaaactctagaataacaatcaaaataaatggaacatattaaacacaaatcatgcaataataaagtaaaattaataattattccaacatattcaattactaattctatggtaaattcaacattaaaaataaaaattcaacaaattaactaataataattatgccaatacaacaataaaaaatattcaaaaaattcaaaaaaaaaactatatactttagcaatgaattatgcaaaaaaaaactatagactttatctacattacaaaaaataaaccaaaacaaaaaaaataaccaaaaaaatagcaaaaaaaaactattaaagtaaaatgaaatagagaaaacactaaccttttaaactgatgaagatgatgaagaaaacttgctagagattggaggtgaaagctttgaagaatggagaggaaaaaaaatcaaaagcttaaGGTGAGaaacgaaggagaagaaaaaatgaactgaacgggcggtcacttgaacttatatggcagttttaccgacggcttcaccgacggatataaaattaattattattttaatttattccgtcggtgatgtgttaaaaatccgtcggcaacttttgaatttcgcaccaaaatttttaatgaccctccatatttttcgcggtccgtcggtaattccgtcggtaatgttacGCGGTCAGAGGCGCATTTAATGTGCAACCCTTTGAAATTCGTgcagtccgtcggtaatgttgtCGGTAAAATTGATCCGCCGACAACTTACCGACGTATTTAAATTCGTCGATGTATCCGTCGGGGATctgatggcatttcaagtaattattttcgaactctctgtgaaacaccgACGGACTAATTCCGTCGGTGTTGCCGTCTGTAATGGGGTggcatttcaaataattattttcaaactctctgtgaaacaccgACAGAGTTAAGGCCGTCGGTGATctgatggcatttcaagtaattattttcaaactctctgtgaaacacgGACGGAGTTAAGGCCGTCGGTGATctg
This window contains:
- the LOC133696816 gene encoding CLAVATA3/ESR (CLE)-related protein 25-like; protein product: MGCSVSSCSLSFKVLLGGIATVVFVMLLLVGALESGATSKMTTSRLNSVQATQNDLKDDHEKDVIGREKLVYNSELDLNYMMSKRRVPNGPDPIHNRRAGNSKRPPGRA